In Longimicrobiaceae bacterium, the genomic window CGTGTCGGTAGAGACGTTCGAGACGGCCGTGGTCCCGCGCGCGACGCGCGGCACGGTGCGGGCGCACGACGCGACCGGCTCGTCGGTCACGTGCCCGCAGACCAGCTACACGTGCGGCGCGCTGCCGTTCGCAGGCGACGACGACATCTCGCGTCCCTGCTGCGTCTGACCCGAACGGCGGAAGAGAAACGAGATGCGGGGCGCTCCGGTCTTCCGGGACGCCCCGCATCTTTCGTATCCGCTTCGTCGTCTCATCTTCCCAAGGCACGGGGGATGGACGGCCGCGCATGGGCCGCCCCGCATCTCCCGCAACCGCGGTCAGCCGCCGACGGGTGCCACCACGCCGCCGCTCTCCAGCTCCACGATGCGGTTGCGGAGGGTGCCCTCCAGCTCGCCCAGCAGCGCGATGGCGGCACGCAGCGCCTCGACCTGCGTCTCCACGTCTTCGCGGCGGCCCACCTCCTTGAGCGTCCGCGTGAGGTGCACCAGCTGCGGGTACAGCGCCGGGCCCGTCTTGTCGCGCCACTCGTCCGCATAGGCGAAGTGGCCCCACTCGTCGTCGCCGGTCTGCACCAGAACGTCGCCGGTGCGCGTGCACTGGACGTACTCCCTGCCGTCCACGCCGACGCCCAGGCGCGTGAACTTCTCCGGCAGTCCGTGGTGCTTCATCCGCCCTCCAGGTTACGGGTCTCACGCGGGGCGCCCCGGCCGCGGCGGCCCTCTTCCGCATGTTACCCGGCCGCGGCCCCGCGCGCCAGACGCTACGCCGCCCGCATGCGCGACGTGCCGTCTCCCGCAACCTGGACGGACGCCGGCACCTCGGGCGATGGGGCCGCGCCTGCCCGGCCCGCCACCACCGGCACGGCGGCTACGGGCACGACGGCAGATGTGGATTCGGGCGGCGCGGAGCCGGCGGACGCTGCCTCCGCCGACGGCGAACCCGCGGATGGAGAATCGGCCGATGGGGAATCGGCAGGTCGGGAATCGGCGGAAGGCGCGTCTGGAGATGGCGGGGCGGCGAGCAGCGCGCGGGCGCGGCGGGCGAGGTGCGCGGCGCCCAGCGACTCGAAGGTCTCGGCGGCCACGCGGAAGTCGTCCTGTCCCGCGTCGCGCTCGCCCAGGCGGCACAGCACGATGCCGCGCTCCAGCCGCACCTCGGCGTCCACCAGCGCCACGCCGTGGATGGCGCTGCGGGCGGCGGCGCGGTCCAGCAGCGCGTGCGCCTCGGCCAGCTCGCCGCGCCGCGCGGCGATCATCCCCCGCAGCCGGAACACCTCGGCGTGGCCGTACTCGCTGCCGCACGCGTCGAAGCGCACCGCCGCCTGCCGCGCCACCTGCTCGGCCACGCCGGGCTCGCCGCGGCGCAGCGCCAGGCCCGCGCGCTCCAGGATGGCGAAGCCGAACGCCGAGTGGTCGCCCAGCGACTGCGCGTGCGTGGCGGCGGCGGCGAACAGCGCGTCGGCCTCGGCCCAGCGCTCCAGGTCGCGGTGCGCGATGCCCAGGTTGTGGCAGACCTGCGCCTGCCCGGCCACGTCGCCCGCGGTGTCGTACGCGGCGAGCGCCGCGTGGTAGTGCTCCAGGGCCCGCGCCGCGTCGCCCTGCAGCGTGTGCACCGAGCCCAGGTTGTTGGCGATGCGCGCCGCCATCTCGCTCGCGCCCGCCGCGTGCGCCAGCCCCAGCGCGTCGCGGAACCACGCCTGTGCGCTCGCCGGGTCGCCGCCGTGGAAGTGGACGATGCCGATCAGGTTCGTGGCCTTGAGGATGCCCGCGTCGTCGCCCGCCAGGTGGAACGCCGAGAGCGCCCGCCGCGCCGCGTCGAACGCGGTGGCGCGGTCGCTCAGGCGCGAGCACGCCTCGGCCAGCAGGTACAGCGCCCACGGGCACTCGTCCACGCCGCCGCCGGCGGCGAGCAGGACGTACTTGGCCTCCTGCCAGCGCCCGGCGCGCGCCAGGCCGCGCGCCCGCTCCAGCCACTCGGGCATGGCGGCCGCGGCGAACACCTCAGTACCCCACGGCGAACTGCGTGAAGCCCGGCACCGGCGCGCTCACCGTGCGCAGCCACGAGTCGTCCGCACCCTCCAGCGCGCGCCACGGCTCGCCCGCGTCCTGGCTCCACACCCGCAGCGTCTCGTGGTACGGCGGCGGGTCGGCCCAGCGGTACGAGAAGGTGATCCGCGGCTGCGCGGCAGGGTTGAAGACCAGCCCGCTGGGCTCCATGGCCACCGCGAACCGGTCGCCGTCCACCCGCCGCATGGTGATGCGCACCTTCTCGCCGTTGCGTACCGGGCGCCCGCCCAGCGTGGCGCCGCGCAGGGCGTCGGGGCCCGCGACGAAGGCCGCGAGGGGCGTCCCGTCCGCGAAGCCGATCACCACGACCCCAGGACGGCCGGCGACCGCGTCGAACGAGGCGCTGTCGGTGCCGAAGCGGGGGGCGCCGGGCGCACGGTGCACCACGCGCGGCAGCGGGGAGTGCCCGGGCCGTGCGTCGTACGCTGCCGCCTGCGGCGAGGTGAGGGACGCCGAACGGTCGCCGCCGCACGCGCCTGCCATCACGGCGAGCAGCAGCGTTGCGGCGAGCGGGGAGATGCGCTTCATGGGGCCTGCTCCGCGGGTGGGGCGGTACGTGACGTGGCCGGCGGGACCGGCGCTTCAGGGCACCGCCAGGGATGCGGTGCCACTCCGCTGCAACGCGAGAATGCCGCCGCCGCGTCCACATACGCCAACCCGTTATGGATGCATAGCTTACCTGGACAAAATGGCTCCCATATGGTTTGCGTGGATGTAAAAAGGCCGGACGGGATGATCTCCGTCCGGCCTGGAAAGCCGTTGCCGCAGCTGAGGTTCGGAAGAAGCGACCAGAAATTTTACATCTCCGCCACCCGCGGCCGGGAACTGTACCGTCCGCATTTACCGACGGGAACGCGGATGTCCGGAGATGCGCATCCGTCGCTGATCGGCCGATGCTCCACCGGTGCGCCTCATCCCAGCCGGCCCGGGCGATGCGGCGGATGCGCGGCGGGCAATCTACCGGACGTGCTTGTACATCAGGTCGATGAGCTCGTCGTACATCGCCTCGGCCTCGGGCTCGCCGGACAGGATGGCGTTGGTCGCGCAGTGGCGGAGGTGGTTGCGCATCAGCTCGCGGCCGGTGCTGCGCAGCGCCTCGTGCACGGACGCGATCTGCGTCATGATGTCCGCGCAGTACCGGTCTTCTTCCACCATGCGCTGCAACCCGCGGATCTGCCCCTCGATGCGCCGCAGCCGCTTCAGGTTGCGCTCCTTCATCTCGGGATCGACCGCCACCGCTTTGCGGCCCTCGCCATCCATCGCGGACTCGCCGTCCACGAGGTCCGCCGCATCCGTCTCCACCGCCACGCCCGCCGTCGTTTCCACGCTCATCGAATTCGCTCCGTGTCGCTCGCCGCATCGAAATTGTGGTCGATCGCCAATCCACCCGAACAGTCTAGCATACCCTCTCCCCCTATGGTAGTGCGGCCGCGGAGGGAGATGCGGAGCGGCGTCCGCAACCGGCTGACACGAACGAGGGGGACGCGATGCGCTCGCGTCCCCCTCGTTCGCTGCACGGCCGATCTGTCCCGTGCTGCCGCGGCTACGCGACGACGGCGTCTTCTTCGAGGAGCGCGGAGAGGCGCTCCAGGTGCTGCGGCGTGCAGTAGAGGCGTATCTCGCCGCGCTCAGTGCGGCGCACGCGCGGACGGGTGAAGCACACCACCCGCCGATCCGAGCAGAGGCGGTCCAG contains:
- a CDS encoding metal-sensitive transcriptional regulator, giving the protein MSVETTAGVAVETDAADLVDGESAMDGEGRKAVAVDPEMKERNLKRLRRIEGQIRGLQRMVEEDRYCADIMTQIASVHEALRSTGRELMRNHLRHCATNAILSGEPEAEAMYDELIDLMYKHVR
- a CDS encoding tetratricopeptide repeat protein, whose product is MFAAAAMPEWLERARGLARAGRWQEAKYVLLAAGGGVDECPWALYLLAEACSRLSDRATAFDAARRALSAFHLAGDDAGILKATNLIGIVHFHGGDPASAQAWFRDALGLAHAAGASEMAARIANNLGSVHTLQGDAARALEHYHAALAAYDTAGDVAGQAQVCHNLGIAHRDLERWAEADALFAAAATHAQSLGDHSAFGFAILERAGLALRRGEPGVAEQVARQAAVRFDACGSEYGHAEVFRLRGMIAARRGELAEAHALLDRAAARSAIHGVALVDAEVRLERGIVLCRLGERDAGQDDFRVAAETFESLGAAHLARRARALLAAPPSPDAPSADSRPADSPSADSPSAGSPSAEAASAGSAPPESTSAVVPVAAVPVVAGRAGAAPSPEVPASVQVAGDGTSRMRAA